A part of Terriglobus roseus genomic DNA contains:
- the hpnJ gene encoding hopanoid biosynthesis associated radical SAM protein HpnJ, translated as MVLKTLLLNPPSFENFDGGASSRWPATREIESYWYPVWLAYPAGMLEGSRLLDAPPHHVSAEETIEIAKGYEFLVLFTSTVGWAGDHALAQAIKKANPTIKIAFVGPPVTTDPERALNECSAIDFICRREFDYTIVEYAQGKPINEILGLSYKDENGVIQHNPDRPQVEDLDAMPWATKIYKRDMDVTRYNVPFLLHPYISLYSTRGCPAQCTFCLWPQTLSGHAWRKRSTDDVAAELKWAKENFPHVKEFFFDDDTFNIQKERTIELCAKLKPLGITWSCTSRTTTHRDTLKAMKEAGCRLLIVGFESGDPQILKNIKKGSTVERAREFVKDCHDLGLIIHADFILGLPGETKESIRNTINFAKSLDCETIQVSVAHAYPGTEFYEFAEKHGYITNETMNDGGGHQMAHIEYPGLPTEYVMEMVHKFYDEYYFRPKAAFRVVWKAIVNRDVPRLYVEAKSFMKLRSQRNKAARAKKEENALKQQESVSMNA; from the coding sequence ATGGTATTGAAGACACTGCTTCTGAACCCGCCCTCCTTCGAAAACTTCGACGGCGGCGCCAGCTCACGTTGGCCCGCGACCCGCGAGATTGAGTCCTACTGGTATCCCGTATGGCTCGCCTATCCCGCAGGCATGCTCGAAGGCTCGCGCCTGCTCGATGCTCCGCCGCACCACGTCTCGGCGGAAGAGACCATCGAGATCGCCAAGGGCTACGAGTTCCTGGTTCTCTTCACCTCCACCGTGGGCTGGGCGGGTGATCACGCTCTGGCGCAGGCCATCAAAAAGGCCAACCCCACCATCAAGATTGCCTTCGTTGGACCGCCGGTCACCACTGACCCCGAGCGCGCTCTGAACGAGTGCAGCGCCATCGACTTCATCTGCCGCCGCGAGTTCGACTACACCATCGTCGAATACGCACAGGGCAAGCCGATCAACGAGATTCTCGGTCTCTCCTATAAGGATGAGAACGGCGTTATCCAGCACAACCCGGACCGTCCGCAGGTCGAAGACCTGGACGCAATGCCCTGGGCCACCAAGATCTACAAGCGCGACATGGACGTCACGCGTTACAACGTGCCGTTCCTGCTGCACCCCTACATCTCGCTGTACAGCACACGTGGCTGCCCGGCGCAATGCACATTCTGCCTCTGGCCGCAGACGCTATCCGGCCACGCATGGCGCAAGCGTTCCACTGACGACGTCGCTGCTGAGTTGAAGTGGGCTAAGGAGAACTTCCCCCATGTGAAGGAGTTCTTTTTCGATGACGACACCTTCAACATCCAGAAGGAACGCACCATCGAGCTCTGCGCAAAGCTGAAGCCGCTCGGCATCACGTGGTCCTGCACCAGCCGTACCACCACGCACCGCGACACGCTGAAGGCCATGAAGGAAGCGGGCTGCCGCCTGCTCATCGTGGGCTTTGAGTCTGGCGATCCGCAGATTCTCAAGAACATCAAGAAGGGTTCCACCGTCGAGCGCGCACGCGAGTTCGTGAAGGACTGCCATGATCTCGGTCTGATCATCCACGCAGACTTCATCCTCGGCCTGCCGGGCGAGACGAAGGAATCCATTCGCAACACCATCAACTTCGCCAAGTCGCTCGACTGCGAAACCATTCAGGTCTCCGTGGCCCACGCATACCCCGGAACTGAGTTCTATGAGTTCGCCGAGAAGCACGGCTACATCACCAACGAAACCATGAACGACGGTGGTGGCCACCAGATGGCTCACATCGAGTACCCTGGCCTGCCCACGGAGTACGTCATGGAGATGGTGCACAAGTTCTATGACGAATACTACTTCCGCCCGAAGGCCGCGTTCCGCGTGGTTTGGAAGGCAATCGTAAACCGCGACGTTCCCCGCCTGTACGTTGAAGCAAAGAGCTTCATGAAGCTCCGCAGCCAGCGCAACAAGGCAGCGCGCGCCAAGAAGGAAGAGAACGCACTGAAGCAGCAGGAATCAGTCAGCATGAACGCGTAA
- a CDS encoding EamA family transporter: protein MSHRLKFSQYLMLVFIMLGASVGDALLSRGMREVGPVSFAHLGLLLHALLNPWVIAGIAVLISFMGSYMTALSWADLTFIQPATAFGNVVTALIGRLWLHEAITPTRWAGIACIVIGVGFVANGPSKTEHKHTVALTGGEGA from the coding sequence ATGTCTCACCGCCTCAAATTCTCGCAATACCTCATGCTCGTGTTCATCATGCTGGGCGCATCCGTGGGCGACGCCCTCCTCAGCCGCGGCATGCGTGAAGTCGGCCCTGTCTCCTTCGCTCATCTTGGCCTCTTGCTACACGCCCTGCTCAACCCATGGGTGATCGCAGGCATTGCAGTGCTCATCAGCTTCATGGGTAGCTACATGACCGCGCTGTCGTGGGCTGATCTCACCTTCATTCAGCCAGCAACGGCCTTTGGCAATGTGGTCACCGCTCTGATCGGACGTCTCTGGCTGCATGAAGCCATCACCCCCACACGCTGGGCTGGCATTGCCTGCATCGTTATCGGCGTGGGCTTCGTAGCGAACGGCCCTTCGAAGACAGAACACAAACATACGGTCGCGTTAACAGGAGGCGAAGGCGCATGA
- a CDS encoding EamA family transporter translates to MTHLSADTVITIVLMVAGATVGETLISAAMTRVGDLDEIRAKSGLIGAIKAVVSSPYLIGGITCMAISFFSLLFALSGADLSLVAPATNSLTFIATAIAAKFYLKENVDRRRWLAAVFVAAGVALLTR, encoded by the coding sequence ATGACGCATCTTTCAGCCGACACCGTGATCACGATTGTTCTGATGGTTGCTGGCGCCACCGTAGGCGAAACGCTCATCTCCGCCGCCATGACTCGCGTTGGTGATCTGGATGAAATCCGCGCGAAATCCGGACTCATCGGCGCGATCAAGGCGGTTGTTTCCTCGCCTTATCTCATCGGCGGCATCACCTGCATGGCCATCAGCTTCTTCTCACTGCTGTTCGCTTTGTCAGGAGCCGACCTCAGCCTGGTAGCCCCTGCGACCAATTCGCTTACCTTCATTGCAACGGCAATTGCCGCAAAGTTCTACCTGAAGGAAAACGTGGATCGTCGCCGCTGGCTTGCGGCCGTCTTTGTAGCCGCAGGCGTTGCTCTGCTGACCCGCTAA
- a CDS encoding Ig-like domain repeat protein: MPSFRCVTPAGFRVLLQVALLGMLPGVAFAQDGRTALPQVRSAALQGTDSGEVADSQKIPSISITLKRTAAQQADLDAFLSDVRTKGNSQYHQWLTPDAFAKRFAPSADAVAQVTTWLQSQGLQVTSVAAGGMRLNVSGTARQTETAFAVSLHRMALAAGDAVTVTGTPSVPDALASAVESVSGLDATVASVEAVATLAGSVDANASAILTADLSKSSVSTEELSTVLEQAAAQGQTVVLTGASDSLVPERALLIVKGATAADDSDDETPRPDWQAAQGLPADGLRATPDAAVTDVAALATGLTSVTTTSGRQGEIASRFYQVAPEPGVFTHADASVADGTWAALDGLGTVNVDKLVKALAVGSTNPLSSVIVLSSRDLTHGQTITLTATITGGSGTPTGTITFASAQGGTLGSAAMTNGVATYSTSSLAGGQYGFYGTYNGDSTYASSTTNVDTATIGAEAAKVVAGVNGTPLVGTTMAVSVGVSSTSGVGTPSGTVTVWPYGTAIASSSFTGTLGASTSGQATASVSVPATNAGTFNFQANCTTDASFSCYTPITFSVTVGKGAPSMKLTQTGTSSAAVLTATVAAPTTAGTGTVAPTGSVQFLDNGTAIGNGTLNSSGVATYTGALGSGTTHVVTATFGGDGNYNTATATANATTKVTPSVVLAVVTAGTSLSATVTPPSGTSTIPTGTVQFLDGSTTLGTATLNASGVGTYSGSYTSGTGYILTAVYVGDTNFNTATSNAIDTSKISPTVTLTKTASSPTDGTVGLSVAVTSTSSTAATGTVSFMDGTTKIGTGTLNASGAATFAGSLATTGTSTSSSTNVRPFVTSTVTHTLTAVYGGDTNFNSATSNAVTADATTTLITTSTALTSSSGYTGAYGTSFTLNVVVTPSSYVTAGTAPSGTVTISDASGVVGTGTLSAGSASIAISTLTVGSHALTATYGGDTNYAASTSSPALTITITPVTATITATISPTGSVPYGYNANITVNASASSGSVAPAGTVTATVSGNNGTYTGTLTATGVGATTSTASIAFPVPPPGKYTITVTCNTNITCNTASVSLTTTQGNTKTTITGAPSSPQAGVPVSISATVANSGTGTGTYTYSGTVSFYANNKLLGKGAVANGVATASVTFTSATSMTVTAIYSGDTNWNGSTSDAVTVLPLPLDAVVTVTSSTTNGIVGQNITLTATATASISTATLVPSGTVTFYDTYGSSVVNLGSASLLSNGLNTSYASLSTTGLRAGSHSIFAIYSGDTAFNKETAAAIAVNMGDFSMSFTPSSVTVSQGGSAQINLVVAGVSSFSGTIALGCTAPADTETTCSINPASVTTGSTAVITITTTKAAVSSKSASRIAMGASAAGVFALLMMGGRRRRVAALLMLLLAVGLMSGGCGEDSTSNNGGGTTDSGTPLGTLTFQVTGTAVNAPVSARRTAAVSVTVQ; the protein is encoded by the coding sequence ATGCCATCTTTCCGTTGTGTGACACCTGCCGGTTTTCGTGTGCTGCTTCAAGTGGCGTTGCTGGGGATGCTTCCGGGCGTCGCCTTTGCTCAGGATGGACGAACGGCGCTGCCACAGGTGCGAAGTGCCGCATTGCAGGGCACGGATTCGGGTGAGGTTGCGGATTCGCAGAAGATCCCCTCGATTTCCATCACGCTGAAGCGGACGGCGGCGCAGCAGGCGGATCTGGACGCGTTCCTGTCAGACGTTCGGACCAAGGGAAATAGCCAGTATCACCAGTGGCTGACTCCGGATGCGTTCGCAAAACGATTTGCGCCTTCTGCAGATGCCGTGGCGCAGGTGACGACATGGCTGCAATCTCAGGGATTGCAGGTGACGTCGGTTGCGGCGGGTGGCATGCGACTGAACGTGAGCGGCACGGCACGGCAGACGGAGACGGCCTTCGCGGTGTCGTTGCATCGGATGGCGCTGGCGGCGGGCGATGCGGTTACTGTAACGGGCACGCCGAGCGTTCCGGATGCGTTGGCGAGTGCTGTGGAGTCGGTTTCTGGTCTGGATGCGACGGTGGCTTCAGTTGAAGCTGTGGCGACTCTTGCTGGCTCTGTGGATGCGAATGCGTCTGCGATTCTGACGGCTGACCTATCGAAGAGCTCTGTTTCTACGGAAGAGTTGTCTACCGTTCTGGAGCAGGCTGCGGCGCAGGGGCAGACGGTGGTTCTGACTGGTGCTTCGGATTCGCTGGTGCCGGAACGCGCGCTGCTGATTGTGAAGGGAGCTACGGCTGCGGACGACTCTGACGATGAGACGCCAAGGCCGGATTGGCAGGCTGCTCAGGGATTGCCTGCGGATGGATTGCGAGCCACGCCTGATGCGGCTGTGACGGACGTTGCCGCGTTGGCGACTGGGCTGACGTCTGTAACGACGACTTCCGGTCGGCAGGGCGAGATTGCGTCGCGGTTCTACCAGGTGGCGCCAGAGCCGGGTGTGTTTACGCATGCCGATGCTTCTGTGGCTGATGGCACTTGGGCTGCATTGGATGGTTTAGGCACGGTCAATGTAGACAAACTGGTCAAAGCGCTTGCTGTCGGTTCGACGAATCCGCTGAGCTCTGTGATTGTGCTGTCGTCACGAGACCTAACGCACGGGCAGACGATTACGCTGACAGCGACCATTACTGGTGGTTCTGGAACACCGACGGGCACGATTACATTTGCCAGTGCTCAGGGCGGGACGCTGGGTTCAGCCGCGATGACGAATGGCGTTGCGACGTATTCGACCAGTAGCCTTGCTGGCGGTCAGTACGGGTTCTACGGCACGTACAACGGCGATAGCACGTACGCGAGTAGCACCACAAATGTCGATACGGCGACGATCGGGGCCGAGGCCGCGAAGGTGGTTGCGGGTGTGAATGGCACGCCGTTAGTGGGAACGACCATGGCGGTGTCGGTGGGCGTTTCCTCTACCAGTGGTGTTGGTACGCCGTCGGGCACGGTGACGGTTTGGCCCTATGGGACGGCGATAGCGTCGAGCTCATTTACGGGGACGCTGGGAGCGTCGACGAGCGGACAGGCGACGGCGAGTGTGAGTGTTCCGGCTACGAATGCGGGGACGTTTAACTTCCAGGCGAATTGCACTACGGATGCGAGCTTCTCCTGCTATACACCGATCACTTTTTCTGTGACCGTGGGCAAGGGCGCGCCCTCGATGAAGCTGACGCAGACCGGGACTTCGTCTGCTGCGGTGTTGACCGCTACGGTGGCTGCGCCGACGACGGCGGGGACTGGGACGGTTGCTCCTACGGGGTCTGTGCAGTTCCTGGATAACGGAACGGCGATTGGAAACGGCACTCTGAATAGCTCTGGTGTGGCGACTTACACCGGTGCGTTGGGTAGCGGAACGACACACGTTGTGACGGCGACGTTTGGTGGTGATGGGAATTACAACACTGCCACTGCTACTGCGAATGCCACGACGAAGGTGACACCGAGTGTGGTGTTGGCCGTGGTCACGGCGGGGACGAGTTTGTCTGCGACGGTGACGCCTCCTTCCGGGACGTCCACTATTCCAACGGGAACTGTGCAGTTTCTGGATGGCAGCACGACGCTGGGTACGGCAACTCTGAATGCTTCCGGTGTTGGAACCTATTCGGGTAGCTACACGTCCGGTACCGGGTACATTCTGACTGCTGTTTATGTGGGCGATACGAACTTCAATACAGCGACTTCGAATGCGATCGATACGAGCAAGATTTCGCCGACGGTGACGCTGACGAAGACTGCGTCGTCGCCGACGGATGGGACTGTGGGACTGAGTGTGGCGGTGACGAGTACGTCATCGACGGCTGCAACCGGAACGGTTTCGTTCATGGATGGGACCACGAAGATTGGAACCGGCACGCTGAATGCCAGTGGTGCTGCTACGTTCGCGGGTTCGCTGGCTACGACGGGGACATCGACATCGTCTTCTACAAACGTGCGTCCGTTTGTTACTTCGACCGTGACGCATACTTTGACCGCGGTGTATGGCGGTGATACGAATTTCAATTCGGCAACTTCGAATGCGGTGACGGCGGATGCGACGACGACGCTGATCACGACTTCGACTGCGTTGACTTCTTCGTCCGGATACACGGGCGCGTATGGCACCAGCTTCACGTTGAATGTGGTGGTGACACCGTCGAGTTATGTGACAGCGGGAACTGCTCCCAGTGGTACTGTCACGATCAGCGATGCGAGCGGTGTGGTGGGGACAGGTACGCTAAGCGCAGGCTCTGCGAGCATTGCGATCAGCACGTTGACGGTGGGTAGCCATGCGCTGACTGCAACGTATGGCGGCGATACGAATTACGCGGCGTCGACCAGTTCGCCTGCTTTGACGATTACGATTACGCCGGTGACGGCGACGATTACGGCCACGATTTCGCCAACTGGGTCAGTGCCGTATGGGTATAACGCGAACATCACCGTGAATGCGTCGGCGTCGAGCGGCAGTGTTGCGCCGGCTGGCACGGTGACTGCGACGGTTAGCGGCAACAACGGCACCTATACCGGCACGCTGACAGCGACTGGTGTGGGTGCAACGACGTCGACGGCGAGCATTGCGTTTCCTGTGCCGCCGCCGGGTAAGTACACCATCACGGTCACCTGCAATACGAACATCACCTGCAATACAGCGTCGGTGAGTTTGACGACAACGCAGGGTAATACGAAGACGACGATTACAGGTGCGCCTTCTTCGCCTCAGGCTGGTGTGCCGGTGAGTATCTCCGCTACCGTTGCGAACTCCGGTACTGGCACGGGCACATATACCTACAGCGGTACCGTGAGCTTTTACGCAAACAATAAGCTTCTGGGAAAGGGAGCGGTTGCGAATGGAGTTGCTACCGCTTCGGTGACGTTTACTTCTGCTACGTCGATGACTGTGACGGCGATCTACAGCGGCGATACGAATTGGAATGGCAGTACGTCTGACGCGGTCACGGTGTTGCCGCTGCCGCTGGATGCTGTGGTGACCGTGACGTCGAGTACGACGAATGGCATTGTGGGGCAGAACATCACGCTGACTGCTACTGCTACGGCCAGCATATCCACTGCAACGCTGGTGCCTTCCGGCACGGTGACCTTCTACGACACATACGGCAGCTCTGTTGTGAATCTTGGAAGTGCCTCTTTGCTGTCGAACGGCTTGAACACTTCGTATGCTTCGCTTTCCACGACAGGATTGCGGGCGGGTTCTCATAGCATCTTCGCGATTTATTCGGGCGATACAGCATTTAACAAAGAGACGGCTGCGGCCATTGCTGTGAACATGGGCGACTTCTCGATGTCTTTCACGCCTTCTTCGGTAACGGTTTCGCAGGGCGGTTCGGCGCAGATCAACCTGGTTGTTGCAGGTGTCAGCAGTTTCAGCGGAACGATTGCGCTGGGATGCACGGCTCCGGCTGATACGGAGACGACCTGTTCCATTAATCCGGCGAGCGTTACTACGGGCTCGACTGCGGTGATTACGATCACCACGACCAAGGCAGCAGTATCTTCGAAGAGTGCCAGTCGCATTGCGATGGGTGCATCGGCTGCGGGCGTGTTTGCACTGTTGATGATGGGAGGACGCAGACGGCGCGTGGCTGCGTTGCTAATGCTTCTGCTGGCAGTTGGATTGATGAGCGGCGGCTGCGGCGAAGACTCCACATCGAATAACGGTGGTGGAACAACCGATTCAGGCACGCCGCTGGGGACATTGACGTTCCAGGTGACGGGAACGGCTGTGAATGCTCCGGTGTCGGCACGCCGTACTGCGGCCGTGTCCGTCACGGTGCAGTAA
- the glmU gene encoding bifunctional UDP-N-acetylglucosamine diphosphorylase/glucosamine-1-phosphate N-acetyltransferase GlmU — translation MNHFGIVIMAAGKGTRLKSALPKVLHTVGGKALLLHVIDAAKTAVTAENILVVVGHQADRVEAAATPTGVRFVLQPEQLGTGHALQCVQQWFHANKIAPPENLLVLSGDVPLIRPETIEELRDTHLREHAAMTILTAIPDDPTGYGRVLRKQDGSDDVAGIIEQKSLSDDMLATPERLREINSGIYAFDTQKLFDRLGRLQNTNSSGEFYLTDVAAMMVNDEERVIAIPADSVDEVLGANTIAEMMHLDASLRERTTTKLMAQGVTIFRPETVTIDASVEVAADTVLEPFTQLLGKTKVGPNCRIRSYSVIENCVVGEGVLIRNGSILTDSIIGDGAQLGPYCHIRPESHIGANAHVGNFVETKKTTLGEGSKANHLAYLGDAVIGTGSNIGAGVITCNYDGVNKHRTTIGNGVFVGSDSTLVAPLTVESGAYIAAGSSITEDVPADALALARARQVTKPDWAKRKREALQEARKAHT, via the coding sequence ATGAACCACTTCGGCATTGTCATCATGGCTGCGGGTAAAGGTACCCGCCTGAAGAGTGCGCTCCCCAAGGTCCTCCACACCGTCGGCGGCAAGGCTCTGCTGCTGCACGTCATCGACGCAGCAAAGACCGCCGTTACCGCTGAAAACATCCTTGTCGTTGTGGGCCATCAGGCAGACCGCGTCGAAGCAGCCGCCACCCCCACGGGTGTGCGCTTCGTCCTCCAGCCCGAACAGCTTGGCACCGGCCACGCTCTCCAGTGCGTACAGCAGTGGTTTCATGCCAACAAAATCGCACCGCCAGAAAATCTTCTCGTCCTCTCCGGCGACGTCCCGCTCATCCGCCCGGAGACCATCGAAGAGCTGCGCGACACGCATCTGCGCGAACACGCTGCCATGACCATCCTCACGGCCATCCCGGATGACCCCACAGGCTACGGCCGCGTCCTGCGCAAGCAGGATGGCTCCGATGATGTCGCCGGCATCATCGAACAGAAGTCGCTCTCCGATGACATGCTCGCCACGCCGGAGCGCCTGCGCGAGATCAACAGCGGCATCTACGCCTTCGACACGCAGAAACTCTTCGATCGCCTTGGTCGCCTGCAGAACACCAACTCCTCCGGCGAGTTCTATCTCACGGACGTCGCGGCCATGATGGTCAACGATGAAGAACGCGTCATCGCCATCCCCGCTGATTCCGTCGACGAAGTCCTCGGCGCCAACACCATCGCGGAAATGATGCACCTCGACGCCAGCCTTCGCGAACGCACCACAACGAAGCTGATGGCTCAGGGCGTAACCATCTTCCGCCCCGAAACCGTCACCATCGACGCCAGCGTGGAAGTCGCCGCAGACACCGTTCTGGAGCCATTCACCCAGCTTCTCGGAAAAACCAAGGTCGGCCCCAACTGCCGCATCCGTTCTTACTCGGTTATTGAAAACTGCGTTGTCGGTGAAGGTGTTCTCATCCGCAACGGCAGCATCCTCACCGATTCCATCATTGGTGACGGCGCACAACTCGGCCCCTACTGCCACATCCGCCCGGAGAGCCACATCGGCGCAAATGCCCACGTCGGCAACTTTGTGGAGACAAAGAAAACCACGCTCGGCGAAGGCTCCAAGGCCAACCACCTCGCCTATCTCGGTGATGCGGTCATCGGCACCGGCTCCAACATCGGCGCAGGCGTCATCACCTGCAACTACGACGGCGTAAACAAGCACCGCACCACCATCGGCAACGGCGTCTTTGTAGGGTCTGACTCAACTCTGGTCGCGCCGCTCACGGTAGAAAGCGGAGCGTACATCGCTGCGGGAAGCAGCATCACCGAAGACGTTCCTGCGGACGCACTCGCACTCGCACGCGCACGCCAGGTAACCAAGCCGGACTGGGCAAAGCGCAAACGCGAAGCCTTGCAGGAAGCCCGCAAGGCCCACACCTAA